In Lysinibacillus sp. 2017, the DNA window AACATTTTGATAGGTGTTATACGGATTTTGTACCTCTAAATCCTCGTACAATACACGCTCTTTATGTGATCCCAATGCATATAAAACGGTTGGGTCTGTTTGTAGTGGCATGTCAATGGCGATACGGTTGAAGAATACGCTTGCAATTGTCTCACGGTCGGTTTGTGCAGTTGCTTCTTCTTCTAGTAAAGAGGCGAATGTTAACAGCTCATGAACAGACATTTGTTTTTCTTCAAGTACTACTTTAAAATCTGAAACAATTGAATTTGTCGCGTCTAACATCGTTTTAACAATCTCTTCAATCGTCGGATTTTCTTCAAAGAAAGGATAAGTTGCAGGATATAAATATCCCTCTAATGCATAACGAACATTTTCCTGTAAAATAGCCTCTGTTAATAATTCCGGATATTCTGCCATCATTTGTTCAATAAATGCCTTATTGGTAGTCTTTTCCATAAATTTTTCTGCAGAAATAGATGTATTTTTTTCTACGATTTTCGCAATTTGGTCGAGTGTTAATCCCTCGGGTACCGTCATTGTAAATACCGGCTCACGGTATACACGACCTGTTTTTAAACTTTCGATAATTTCATCTAGCGTCATTGATTTTGTTAATGAATAATTGCCTGCTTGAAATTCTGATTCGTTTTTAAACTTCGTATAATATTTAAAAATCTTCGCATCTTTAATAATTCCCTTTTTCTCTAAAACAGATGAAATCACGGTAATCCCTGAGCCCATTGGAATTTCAACTGCAATTTGATCATTCGATTCTGGATCCACTGGTTCCAAAGCAGAAGATATGTATTTATAACCTAAAAATCCAATGATTACTAATGCTATGAGAGCAACAACTGCAATAATAGAAACGACTCTTCGCACAGTTCGAATCTCCCCTTTTCTATCTTTCATTTTTTTGAACATTTCTTGTTTCTTCTCTTCATCTAACACGGGCGTCCCCCCTTTTTCTTTCATAATGATACAAAATATTTCTAGTTGATACAATAAAACGAATAAAAGTAATACGAATTGTTCTATTTTAAACTCTTTTCAACTGACGAATGCCCTAAAAAATTGTTCGCTACAAAAAAATCTAACTAACCCGTTATGGCTAATTAGATTCTCAAATGGTTTATCCCGCATTAGCTAAGACCGATTGCTTTAACAAGTGGGAGATGAAGAAAACCGCGACTAATGAAGTTTCAAGTTATTATTGTGCTAACGAGGCTAAAACTTCTTCTATCATTTCCCACTCAGCATCTGTTTCGATTGGTAATAAATCGATAACTTCACCTTTTTCACCTGCGATGTAAGCTGATGCGAATACTTCATCTAAGTTTGGTGCATCGTCTTCAAAAATAGCATAGAATAAATAGTTTTTATTGCCTTGCTCGAATCGGTGTAAAATTTGACACATCACTTCTTCGTCTTGATCATTCGTGATTGTAAAGAAGTTCGCTTGGTCAGCACCAAATTCAGCGATGACTGTATTCATTACTTCTTCTACCATTGCCCATTCTTCATCCGTTTCGATATCTGAAAAACTCGACATTTCACCATTTTCATCTACTTCATAGCGTAATGCTGAAATACCAGTATCCGTGTCACCTACTAATGAAAATAGTACATATGAATGCTCGTCCGAATCAAACGAAAATACAACGCGGCATTGTTGCTCTTTCCCGTCTTCTGTTTGTAATACAAAAATTTGATCTTCCATGAAAGGCCCTCCTATAATAACAAAGCAGAGTCGGCTCTTGCCTACTCTGCTTTATTTTCATGTTAAATTACGAAAAGATTATTCTTCTTCGCCAATTTCGTCTTCAATTTGGTTTAATACTTCTTCGATTAAATCCCATTCAGCTTCATTTTCGATTGGCGTTAATTCGCCATCTTCACCGTTTTCAGCTGGTACGAAAGCTGAGGCAAAAATTTCCACTGCGCCGTCTTCGTCTTCTTCAGCGCCTACTAAAGAATATAATACGTATGATTTACCGAATTCTTCTGATTCGAAAGTGTGTAAAATTTCGCAAAGTTGTTCGTTTCCATTTTCATCTACTACTGTAATTTGATTTTGTTGTTGTTCTGACATTATAGTCACCTCTTCATAATATTTAGGCTTAACCTATTACTCCATTTATTATACAAAATTGGTTACATTTTAAGAACCAATACGTCTCATGTTGGAGCGACTTTAATTTTTGCCTTTGAAGCTTCGCTTTCAAGGCAAAAACTAAACGTTTTGCTTGAACAAAACGTTTAGTTTTTACTATCTAAGTATCCTTGTAAAATCATAACCGCTGCCATTTTATCAATGACTAGTTTGCGTTTTTTTCGGCTTACATCTGCTTCAATAAGCATACGTTCTGCAGCCATTGTCGTTAAACGCTCGTCCCATAATTTTACTGGGAAGCCGAATGTATCTTCTAGTAACTTTTTATAACTTTCAGATGCTTCCCCACGTGGTCCAACTGTATTGTTCATGTTTTTCGGAAACCCAACAACGAATTCCGTTACATTGTGTTCCTTTACAAGCTCTTTAATACGTTCAATACCAAATTCGCCTATCGCTTCATTAATTTTTACAGTTTCTATCCCTTGAGCCGTCCAGCCAAATGCATCGCTTATCGCGACACCGACCGTTTTTGAGCCGACGTCTAAACCCATAATTTTCATTTTTCCGCCTCAGTATTCTTCTTAATATAAAATTTTACGAGCTCCTCAAGAATTTCATCTCGCTCGAGCTTGCGGATTAAATTACGTGCATCCTGGTGGCGAGGGATGTATGCCGGGTCACCAGATAACAAATAACCGACAATTTGATTTGTTGGGTTATAGCCTTTTTCTTCTAATGACTTATACACTTTCAACATCACTTGCTTTACTTCTTGTTCCATTGACTCTTCAGGAAAACTAAATTTCATCGTTTGATCGAAAGAACTCAAGACCAGCACCTCGCTTTCAGCAATAAGGAGATGGAGTGATTAGACCCCATCTCCATTTTCTCTATTATAGCTTATTCGAGCATGCACTTCAAATATGCTTGAGTAAATTTCAGGAAGTTCGAATTATAAAGATTTTACATGCTCGTACACAGCTGCTAATGCTTCGTCTAATTTAGAAGCATCTTTCGCACCAGCCATCGCCATATCTGGACGGCCTCCACCTTTACCGCCAGTAGCTTCTGCCACCATTTTCACGATGTTACCTGCGTGATAGTTTCCGCCTACGATATCTTTTGTTACACCTGCGCAAAGCATGACTTTATCATCTGCTACTGCACCAAGTACGATTACTGCTGCATCCATTTTTTCTTTTAAATCATCCATCATTTGACGTAATTGATTGTTGTCTTTTGCATCAACACGTGTTGCAAGAACTGTTACGTCCCCAATTTTTTGTGCTGCATCAAGAATTGCGCCCGCTTGTGCATTCGCCATTTTATGTGATAATGAATCATTTTCACGTTGTAATTCTTTATAATCTGCTTGTAATGAAGCAACACGAGTAGCCACGTCTTTTGGATTTGCTTTTAAAAGATGAGCTGCTTCGTTAAGAACCGCTTCCTCTTCTTTAATTGCTTCGTATGCCGCTTTACCTGTTACCGCTTCAATACGACGAGTACCTGCTCCGATACCGCCTTCTGAAACGATTTTGAAAATGCCAATTTCAGATGAACGAGAAACGTGTAACCCACCGCAAAGCTCGATTGAGTAATCAGATACAGCTACTACGCGTACGATATCCCCGTATTTTTCACCGAACAGTGCCATTGCCCCCATTGCTTTTGCAGAGTCAATATCCATTTCTTTAATAACAACTTCAATATCGTCCCAAATTCTTTCATTCACAGCACGTTCTACTTGTGCTAATTCTTCTTTAGTTACCCCGCCGAAGTGAGAGAAGTCGAAACGTAAACGGTCAGGACCTACATAAGAACCTGCTTGTGCTACGTGATCGCCTAATACGTCTTTTAATGCACGGTGCATTAAGTGAGTAGCTGTATGGTTTTTAAGGATTAGTGTACGTTTTTCACGATTTACTTTTGCTGTAGCTTTATCTCCTACGTGCATTTCACCAGATTCAACAACTACTGTGTGTAACGGTTGGCCGTTAGGTGCTTTTTGTACATCTTTCACGATGGCAGTGAAACCATCTGCTTCGATGATACCTGTATCCGCGATTTGTCCACCCATTTCAGCGTAGAATGGTGTTTCAGATAAGATAATAAGTGCTTCATCGCCTTCTGAAGCTGTTTTTGTCGCTTGGCCGTTTACAACGATTGCTGCAACTGATGTCGAAGCTTCTAAAGCATTATAAATATATGTTGATTCTTGAGTTAAATTTGACAGTACTTCATTTTGAACTTGCATTGAGTCCACGTCCACACGGGCATTACGAGCACGTTCACGTTGTGCTTCCATCGATGAATTGAACCCTTCGTGATCCACTGTCATGCCAACTTCTTCTGCGTACTCTTCTGTTAATTCGATTGGGAAACCAAATGTATCATATAAACGGAATGCATCCGCGCCAGGAATCACTGTTTCACCTTTAGCTTTTTGACTTTCAACAACATCGTTAAAGATTGCTAAACCGCCGTCTAAAGTTTCGTGGAATCGAACTTCTTCGTTTTTAATAACACGTTGGATAAATGCTTCCTTCTCTTTTACTTGTGGGTAGAAGTCTTCCATAATTTCACCAACAGTTGGCACTAATTCAAACATGAATGGTTTTTCGATCCCAATTTGTTTAGCATAACGAACCGCACGACGTAGTAAACGACGTAATACATAGCCACGACCTTCGTTTGAAGGTAATGCACCGTCACCAATCGCAAAGGCTACTGTACGAATATGGTCAGCAATTACTTTGAATGGTGTGTTAATATCTTCCGTTGAACCGAAAATTTCTTTTAAGTCAACTTCTTGTGGACGTGTATATTTACGGTTTGCGAAGTCTTCCGTTTTTTCGATAATTGGCATGAATAGGTCTGTATCGAAGTTTGTTGGTACATTTTGTACAACTGAAACAATACGTTCTAATCCCATACCTGTATCAATGTTTTGTTTTGGTAGTGGCGTATATGTGCCATCTGGGTTGTGGTTGAATTGAGAGAACACAAGGTTCCAAATTTCTAAATAACGTTCATTTTCTCCACCTGTGTACATTTCTTCTTCAGGTGCACCAAAACCATATACTTCACCACGGTCATAGAAAATCTCAGAGTTTGGACCAGATGGACCTTCCCCGATGTCCCAGAAGTTCCCCTCTAAACGGATTAAACGTTCAGCAGGAATACCGATTTCGTCATGCCATACGTCATATGCTTCTTGGTCTTCTGGATGAATTGTGATTGATAACTTTTCTGGTTCAAAGCCCATCCATTTTGGATCTGTTAGGAATTCCCATGCATAGTGAATAGCTTCTTTTTTGAAGTAATCGCCGATTGAGAAGTTTCCTAACATTTCAAAGAATGTATGGTGACGTGCTGTTTTCCCTACGTTTTCAATATCGTTTGTACGAATTGATTTTTGTGCGTTTGTAATACGTGGGTTTTCTGGAATAATGCGACCATCAAAGTAAGGTTTTAATGTTGCTACCCCTGAGTTGATCCATAATAGAGATGCATCATTAATTGGTACAAGTGGTGCTGATGGCTCTACATGGTGTCCTTTTTCTTTAAAGAAGTCTAAGTATAGACGACGAATTTCTGAAGCTGTCATAGTTTTTGTCATGTTGTTTTCCTCCTAAAATAATTTAAATGTTTTGAATGATGATGATGTAATCCAGAAAAACAAAAAAGCCCTCATCCCGGTAAAGGGACGAAGACTGTAATTTCGTGGTACCACCCTAATTTATAATGCGTTAAAAACACATCATATCTCAAGCGCCTGTAACGTAGGCGAACGGCAGGTATTAGTTGCACTCTGGAGTAGCTTTCGGTATTTTTTACACGGAGATTTTTTCAGCCAAGAAATCTCTTTCTGCTCGCGTTGTCCATACGTACTTTTTCCATCATCGTTTTCATTATATTCTATTGTTCATTATAGAAAAATGAAATCCGACTGTCAATCGCCATTCCTTAATAATCAAATCGTTTTTTCGTGAAAAGAATTAAGAAAATTGCTGGTACAGTAAAAATAATCATACCTAAAAATGCTAATCCAGGTTCAATTTCATAAAGTGCACCGCCTAAAAGCGTTAATAATGCGGCACTCAAACTCATGGCAAGCGCTGAATAAATCCCCTGTGCGTTTGGAATTTGTTCTTTTGGTAATGCTTTCGAAATATAACGAATGAAGGCATAGTGTGCCATCGCAAATGATAAAGCATGTAGTGCCTGCGAAATAATGAACATCGGCATATTCGGAAAAAGATACACGATAAGCCATCGTACGGTAGCTCCAATTGCTGCTAGAAGCATTAAAGATGATGGCTTCCACTTCGTTAAAAATGTATCGGCCTTTAAAAAATATAAGATTTCAAAAAGTACTGCAACATTTAAAATCATCCCAATATAAAAAAGATTAACGTTTAAATCTTGTAAATAAATATAGCCATAATTGTAATACGAAGCATGTGCACCTTGTAGTAAGATCACAACAAGTAACACAACACCAAAGCTTTTTACTTTAAATAAACTTTTCATCGATAAAGCTTTTGTAATATCTTGTTTCGGCGCGAGACTTAACACTTGTGGAGCTGGCATTAATTGAATGGCCAAAAGTGCAGTTAACCCTAAAATCATCGTCCATAAAATCATTTGCTCTCCGTACATACCCGTGATCATACTAATAATTAAAACTGCAATAACATAACCAAATGACCCAAGTGAACGCGCTTTCCCGTAATGAATTTTTCCGTGCTGCATTAACGTGGATGCACTACTTTCAACTGCCGGTAGCAAGGCTGGATAAAACGCACTAAATAACATGGTTATAATAAATAGCCCTGCAAATGAATCAATCGGAATGTAAAATAAAGTCACAATCAATGAAGCAATTGTAAAGAAAAGCAATACATTTTTATTACTCATCACTTTAGAAACATAAGGGAAAACAAACATGGTCGCCACAGCACGTGCCACTAAACCAAATCCCATAATGATACTCGCTTCTGATACTGTTAGCCCTTTATCATTAATCAGCCAACCCGTCCAATAAGGTAAAAAGATACCCCATGTAATAAAAAACATAAAGAAGTTTTTTGCTAACCACCGTTGATTATTCATAAAAACCGTCCTTTTTCCATTCTATTACATTGAATAATAACATGGTGAATTATACAATAATGTGAGATATCTCATATTTTAAGATGAGGAGTTGCATTATAATTTGAAAAAGTTAGCCCAAAAAGAAGCTGTAGCATATATAAAGAAGTACCCAATTACACCATTTTTTTCTTTTGATATTACCCCTTACATTCATGTATTTGAATTTGAGAAGGGTGAACTGATTTTCCAAGAACAATCTTTTCCTGATTATTTATTTTACATGGTAGAAGGAAAAGCAAAACTATATATTACGCATAAAAACGGTAAAATTTCGTTAATTGATTTTTTAGCAGCCCCTACCTTCATGGGTGAAATCGAGTTATTAAATTCCGAACGTTATTCGAAAGGTATTCAAACGGTTACCAAATCCATTTGTTTGGCTATTCCCATTCGTGAAGTGAAGGAACAAGTGTTAGCAGATCCTGTATTTTTAAAAATCCTTTGCTTGTTTTTAAGTAAAAAGACCACGACTGTAACTGCAAAGTACACACAAAATCAGGCTTATCCGCTCGAAAATCGTTTAGCATCCTTTATATTGCTTTCATCGGATCAGCACTATTATAAAGAAAGGCATACCGAAGTATGTGAATACCTCGGTGTTTCCTATCGCCATTTGTTATATGTACTCGCACAATTTAATCAAGCTGGCTATATTGAAAAGCACAATCGAGGTTATACATTAACAAATAAAAACGCTTTAGAACAGTTAGCAGCTGAAATTCAATATTAGAAAATACAATTCACGCCAAAATAGCGCGAAATGTCTTTTCTTTTGCGAGTTCCCTTAAAAAGGTATACTTTCTTAACCATAAAAAAAAGACTGTGCTAAAAGTAACTTTTAGCACAGCCTTTAAATTGAATCGATTATAAGAACATCCCTGCAATAGCAGCTGATAATAATGATGCTAATGTACCTGCAGCTACTGATTTCAATGCAAGGCTCGCAATCATACTACGTTTATCTGGTGCCATACCACCTAAACCACCGATTAAAATACCCATCGAGCTTAAGTTAGCAAATCCGCAAAGTGCGAATGAAATGATGATTCCTGTTTTCTCAGAGAATTCTCCAATCATTGGACCAAAGTTAGAGTAGGCTACGAATTCATTTAAGATCAATTTTTGACCGATAAATGAACCTGCATCTACTGCTTCATGCCAAGGAACACCAATTGCAAATGCTATTGGTGAGAATACATAACCAAGAATACCTTCTAAAGTTACGTTATCAAGACCGAATAAGCCCAAAACGCCACCTAAAATACCATTTAAAAGAGCGATTAACGCGATGAAACATAATAACATTGCCCCAACGTTTACTGCTAATTTCATACCATCAGATGCACCTTGAGCGGCTGCATCAATGACGTTTGTAGATTCTGAGTTACGCTCTAATTTGAAGTCTGCTTCATCAACAACTTCCGTTTCTGGAATCATTAATTTCGCCATAATTAAACCAGCTGGTGCAGCCATGAAACTTGCTGCTAATAAGTATTCTAAAGGAACACCAAGTAACGAATAACCAATTAATACAGAACCTGATACAGATGCAAGTCCCCCAGTCATTACTGCGAACAATTGTGATTTCGTCATTTTATTTAGGAATGGACGAATGACAAGCGGTGCTTCTGTTTGACCTACGAAAATATTGGCAGCAGCATTAACTGATTCTGCTTTTGTTGTTCCTAATACTTTTGATAAGAAACCACCAATAATTTTAATAATTAATTGCATAATTCCTAAGTAATAAAGAACTGCAATTAAAGATGAGAAGAAGATAATAATCGTTAATACGCTCATTGCAAATACAAATCCTACGTTGTCAGCATCTGCTAAGCCACCGAATACGAAAGTAACCCCTTCATTCGCATAACTGATTAATTTTTGTACGCCATCTGAAAGCTTCATCAATAGTTCACGGCCTGCTGACCATTTCAATACGATAAAAGCAAAAATAAGTTGTACAACTAAACCTGATAAAATAATTCTCCACTGAATCGCTTTACGATTGCTTGAAAAAGCAATCGCAATACCGATTACGACAAGAATACCAACGATACCCCAAATGTAATCCACTGTATGTGCACCTCTTTTTTAATTTTGTAAACCTTTTCATTTTACAATTACTGACATCACGCTTCAGATATCGTATAAGTTTTTATTTATACTACCATACCCATTTACATATTATTAATTAATAGTTTCTTTTTAAATTTCTAACTTTTTAAGCAATTCACGCAGGAAATTATTATAAATATAATATATCCCATCGTTTTCTCTATTTATTCAAAATAAAAACCAGCTCGTTTTTTCTAGGTGCACATAGAAAAAACAAACTGGCATATTTTGTTATTCAATAAAATCATAAGGTGAAATATTGTCCATACCAATGAGTGGATGGATATAAGGAGCTGTCTCTGTTGTCAGGTGATTCGGTAAGGTTTCACCAATTTTATGAGAATCTGAGACATTTAGTAAACTTAATTGTTCTTCACTATTCGCTTTTTTTGCTTCCACTTTCTCCATTACTACGATCTCTTTTTCATCAGTTTCTTTTACAGATTTTGCCACATTTTCTGATAATGCTGGATTTAATCGAGCCATTAAGCTTGTGTAGCGCATTAAATCATCCGTCTTTGCTAAACCCTTCGCTAGAACATCAGGTTCTCCGCATAATATTAAAAAGTTTTTTGCGCG includes these proteins:
- the mltG gene encoding endolytic transglycosylase MltG yields the protein MLDEEKKQEMFKKMKDRKGEIRTVRRVVSIIAVVALIALVIIGFLGYKYISSALEPVDPESNDQIAVEIPMGSGITVISSVLEKKGIIKDAKIFKYYTKFKNESEFQAGNYSLTKSMTLDEIIESLKTGRVYREPVFTMTVPEGLTLDQIAKIVEKNTSISAEKFMEKTTNKAFIEQMMAEYPELLTEAILQENVRYALEGYLYPATYPFFEENPTIEEIVKTMLDATNSIVSDFKVVLEEKQMSVHELLTFASLLEEEATAQTDRETIASVFFNRIAIDMPLQTDPTVLYALGSHKERVLYEDLEVQNPYNTYQNVGLPPGPIAGAGKVSIEAALNPSQTDYLYFLADKEGTNHFAKSYDEHLANIEKYLK
- a CDS encoding DUF1292 domain-containing protein, yielding MEDQIFVLQTEDGKEQQCRVVFSFDSDEHSYVLFSLVGDTDTGISALRYEVDENGEMSSFSDIETDEEWAMVEEVMNTVIAEFGADQANFFTITNDQDEEVMCQILHRFEQGNKNYLFYAIFEDDAPNLDEVFASAYIAGEKGEVIDLLPIETDAEWEMIEEVLASLAQ
- a CDS encoding DUF1292 domain-containing protein gives rise to the protein MSEQQQNQITVVDENGNEQLCEILHTFESEEFGKSYVLYSLVGAEEDEDGAVEIFASAFVPAENGEDGELTPIENEAEWDLIEEVLNQIEDEIGEEE
- the ruvX gene encoding Holliday junction resolvase RuvX, yielding MKIMGLDVGSKTVGVAISDAFGWTAQGIETVKINEAIGEFGIERIKELVKEHNVTEFVVGFPKNMNNTVGPRGEASESYKKLLEDTFGFPVKLWDERLTTMAAERMLIEADVSRKKRKLVIDKMAAVMILQGYLDSKN
- a CDS encoding IreB family regulatory phosphoprotein → MSSFDQTMKFSFPEESMEQEVKQVMLKVYKSLEEKGYNPTNQIVGYLLSGDPAYIPRHQDARNLIRKLERDEILEELVKFYIKKNTEAEK
- the alaS gene encoding alanine--tRNA ligase; translation: MTASEIRRLYLDFFKEKGHHVEPSAPLVPINDASLLWINSGVATLKPYFDGRIIPENPRITNAQKSIRTNDIENVGKTARHHTFFEMLGNFSIGDYFKKEAIHYAWEFLTDPKWMGFEPEKLSITIHPEDQEAYDVWHDEIGIPAERLIRLEGNFWDIGEGPSGPNSEIFYDRGEVYGFGAPEEEMYTGGENERYLEIWNLVFSQFNHNPDGTYTPLPKQNIDTGMGLERIVSVVQNVPTNFDTDLFMPIIEKTEDFANRKYTRPQEVDLKEIFGSTEDINTPFKVIADHIRTVAFAIGDGALPSNEGRGYVLRRLLRRAVRYAKQIGIEKPFMFELVPTVGEIMEDFYPQVKEKEAFIQRVIKNEEVRFHETLDGGLAIFNDVVESQKAKGETVIPGADAFRLYDTFGFPIELTEEYAEEVGMTVDHEGFNSSMEAQRERARNARVDVDSMQVQNEVLSNLTQESTYIYNALEASTSVAAIVVNGQATKTASEGDEALIILSETPFYAEMGGQIADTGIIEADGFTAIVKDVQKAPNGQPLHTVVVESGEMHVGDKATAKVNREKRTLILKNHTATHLMHRALKDVLGDHVAQAGSYVGPDRLRFDFSHFGGVTKEELAQVERAVNERIWDDIEVVIKEMDIDSAKAMGAMALFGEKYGDIVRVVAVSDYSIELCGGLHVSRSSEIGIFKIVSEGGIGAGTRRIEAVTGKAAYEAIKEEEAVLNEAAHLLKANPKDVATRVASLQADYKELQRENDSLSHKMANAQAGAILDAAQKIGDVTVLATRVDAKDNNQLRQMMDDLKEKMDAAVIVLGAVADDKVMLCAGVTKDIVGGNYHAGNIVKMVAEATGGKGGGRPDMAMAGAKDASKLDEALAAVYEHVKSL
- a CDS encoding 3-phenylpropionate MFS transporter, yielding MNNQRWLAKNFFMFFITWGIFLPYWTGWLINDKGLTVSEASIIMGFGLVARAVATMFVFPYVSKVMSNKNVLLFFTIASLIVTLFYIPIDSFAGLFIITMLFSAFYPALLPAVESSASTLMQHGKIHYGKARSLGSFGYVIAVLIISMITGMYGEQMILWTMILGLTALLAIQLMPAPQVLSLAPKQDITKALSMKSLFKVKSFGVVLLVVILLQGAHASYYNYGYIYLQDLNVNLFYIGMILNVAVLFEILYFLKADTFLTKWKPSSLMLLAAIGATVRWLIVYLFPNMPMFIISQALHALSFAMAHYAFIRYISKALPKEQIPNAQGIYSALAMSLSAALLTLLGGALYEIEPGLAFLGMIIFTVPAIFLILFTKKRFDY
- the yeiL gene encoding transcriptional regulator YeiL — protein: MKKLAQKEAVAYIKKYPITPFFSFDITPYIHVFEFEKGELIFQEQSFPDYLFYMVEGKAKLYITHKNGKISLIDFLAAPTFMGEIELLNSERYSKGIQTVTKSICLAIPIREVKEQVLADPVFLKILCLFLSKKTTTVTAKYTQNQAYPLENRLASFILLSSDQHYYKERHTEVCEYLGVSYRHLLYVLAQFNQAGYIEKHNRGYTLTNKNALEQLAAEIQY
- a CDS encoding NupC/NupG family nucleoside CNT transporter, producing the protein MDYIWGIVGILVVIGIAIAFSSNRKAIQWRIILSGLVVQLIFAFIVLKWSAGRELLMKLSDGVQKLISYANEGVTFVFGGLADADNVGFVFAMSVLTIIIFFSSLIAVLYYLGIMQLIIKIIGGFLSKVLGTTKAESVNAAANIFVGQTEAPLVIRPFLNKMTKSQLFAVMTGGLASVSGSVLIGYSLLGVPLEYLLAASFMAAPAGLIMAKLMIPETEVVDEADFKLERNSESTNVIDAAAQGASDGMKLAVNVGAMLLCFIALIALLNGILGGVLGLFGLDNVTLEGILGYVFSPIAFAIGVPWHEAVDAGSFIGQKLILNEFVAYSNFGPMIGEFSEKTGIIISFALCGFANLSSMGILIGGLGGMAPDKRSMIASLALKSVAAGTLASLLSAAIAGMFL